In Meles meles chromosome 2, mMelMel3.1 paternal haplotype, whole genome shotgun sequence, the sequence CCTTGAAGAAGCAGGTTGAAGACACTGAAAAGGGGTTAGAAATGCAAGTCTCAAATTTATTTGAGTTGAGACAGAGGGTGGAAAATCGAAAACATAAACTGCATGCTGATTTTGAACAATTTAAGCATTTCTTGGGAAAGGAGCAGGGTGCGGTCCATATTAGGTTACTAATTGAAGAGAATTGTGTTCAGGAAAAAATAATCGAAAGCAAAAACCAAATATCAGACCACCACTCCACACTAAGGAGTCTGCTTAGTGAAATAACAGAGAAGTGTTTGCAGACAGACCTAGATTTACTGAGGGGTATTGAAAGTATCCACAACACATATGAATGCCCACAACCCCCAGTGgccttttcatataaattaaaggaGGAGGTATGCAGTCTCCCCCCACAGTATTTTGGCCTGCAGAAAATGATCAGCACATTTCAGGTAGATTTGACCTTAGATCCTGAAACTGCTCACCACACTCTTCTTATCTCACAAGACAGGAAAACTGCAACATTTCAAATGTTGAAACAAAGTCATGCTAGCAATCCCCGAACATTTACTTCTTACCGAGCTGTCCTGAGTTGTGAGGGATTTGATGCTGGCAGGCGTTTTTGGCAGGTAGAAGTGAAAGGCACAGGGGAATGGTCCTTAGGTGTGTGTAAGGAATCCTTCCCCAGAAATGGTCTTCTTTCCCCAGCCCCAAACAACGGCTGCTGGCAAATTCAGTTCTGGACTAGTACATTTGGCACAGAGGATTCAGGAAACCTCAGACAGATTGGTATTTTTCTGGACTATGAGTTAGGAGAAGTTTCATTTTACAACATGAGTAATAGAtcacatttatatacattcagTGAAGTTTTTACAGAAAAACTTATGCCTTATTTCTCTATTAGACCTTCTTCAGAATCACTCTCAATAAGTATAGTCAAAGATGAATCCTGAACCACCTTGTAAAGCATCCTATGTAGTCCATTTTCTTCCTATGTTAATAGAAAATGCTTGTAATAAAGAGTCTGAGTTCATTTTTGATGTTTGAAGCtgatgttttttttaagaaatttatttattttagagagagagaaactaagtaggggggagggacagagagagaatccctaagcagactccccacggagctcagagcccaactgttggggggggggcttgattccgtgaccctgagactgtgacctgagccaaaaccaagagtcaggctcaactggctgagccacccaggtgcctctgaagcTGATGTCTTTTAAGCCTCACCTCTCTGGCTTCACCCTCCGCCCCACAGCTGGATAAGCTGTTAGGACAGACTAGGTGTCCCTTCATGGGCTTGGTGGTGTGATTCTAACCAAGCAAGGTCCCGATGCAGAGAAACTTTTACCACCCCCTCCATACCTCCCCTAAACCACCAAAAGACCCCTAGCTGgtcattttctcccttctctcaggCCATTTTTGGATTGGTAGCCATCCGGTGTCCACATAAAGTCAGTAAGTGAGTAATAAACCATCTGATACTCTCCTGCTGTGTTTGTGGCCTGGGAGCGAGGGCAAGCCACCCCAAAATATACCAAATGgcatattaattatttcaaattaaagcTACTTAAAACACAGCCTATGCAAGGACAACACTCAGACTTTCTTGttcccctgaaagcaggaaatgaaTCTCTTGTGAAAGATACCCACCCAGTACCAGGAGATAAggagacatccttatcaccagagatggGAAAGTTCAAGCCAAGAAGGCTGTCTAAGGTAACCCTTGTTACCTTTCACCAGTTTTACTACTGTAGcccaaattctgtttagaattACTTACTAATTGAAACTCCCAAGCAtaagttttctttgtccttcAACTCCTCACACACTTATTGTCTCcttatgtaaaatgtatttttaaaaaatgcctgctTTGGTCATGTCTTTgggatttaattttaatatagggCCTCCATGcacacataataaaaatttttttttcctcctgttcatCTATCTCATGTCAGTTTAATTCTTAGTGGACTAAGAATTAGTGGGCTAAGGAAGACCCTGAGGATAGAgaagaatttttccttccctttagcAGCATCAGCAAtcttgatcccaaagccagattttgagggatggggtggggttcTGTCTATATGCAGTGACTATAACAgtatttagaatattatataatCCCAGGTTAATTCTTAGGAGACTCTGATCCTAAGAAGCATggtatatttgcttttgttttccaacTACCATAAGACAtccttttttctaaaattataataatgtatttgtgattccttaatttttctgGGAAAGGTACAGGAATATATTGCAATTAGTTTTGCATTTccaatatttacaaataaaagtttcacactactggggcacctgggtggctcagagagttgagtctctgccttcggctcgggtcatggtcttaggatactgggattgagcccccgcttcgggctctctgctcagtgggggaccctgcttccctcccccacctcccccccacctgcctctctgcctacttgtgatctgtcaaataaataaataaaaccttttaaaaaaaagttttaaactaCCAGttcttccaaaaagaaaaaagaaaaacctaccaCAAATACATCCCTTATGTCTTTACATTGAGGAGgcagtgaatattttaaaatgataaaagaaatagatctacatatgcatatatcaaaaatatctctagggcgcctgggtggctcagtgggttaagctctgccttcggctcaggtcatgatctcagggtcctgggatagagccccacatcgggttctctgctgagcagggagcctgcttccccctctctccctgcttgcctctctgccaacttgtgatctctctctctctctctgtgtgtgaaataagtaaaataaaatctttaaaaaaaaaaacccaaaaccaaactaAACTTCGGGTAGAACCTATTTCAGTGTTGGACACTTCCATCCACATCCCCCATTGTTAGGATCCAGGGATAGCATTCCCTCTGCATTTCAGTGCCATCAAACCAGCAATTGTGGCTCACTGGCTTTCTCCTAAGCAGTGACAATGAGCAGAGAAACAGAATTTGTCCTTTATGTCTAGCCTTCATTTCTAGTAAAGATACACATGATGATAAACGTTCCATTTTTTTACTAGGCTTACTACAAAAAACAGGCCCTACCTATGAATGCTGTAATCATTGCTAGTTTCTAAGAAGCAACCACTTACCACTCTCCTtctcctggtctttttttttctttattttcttccatcctttttattctcttctcttcccttactcttccctcctccttctttccgtccccttttccttctttcctgtttaGAATCCAAATATACTAATAGTGATACCTATGCATAATTGAGTTTGATGTTCTAACATCCTACTTGAAAAATGAGGATTTAGGGCAATCCCATATCAGTCTCTGGCCCCTCCTATATTagctatttcctttaaaaaattaattttctatctttatattacttttgtattttgtattagttttctagggctgatATAACAAAAACCACAGCATGGGTGGCtgtaaaacaaatttattttgtcaCTTCTCTCAAGATTAAAATTCCAAGATCAAGCTATACAACAGATTGGTTTCTCCTAAGAACTCTCCCCTTGTTTATAGATGCAAACTCTCATCATCTCCACATTTGGTCTTTATTTCTATGTGTACAGTCATCCCTAGGGTctcctcctcttataaggacacaagACATACTTGATTAAGGTTGCATTTTTATGACCCCATTTTACCTGAATTACCTCTTTCAAGGCCCTCTTTCTAATATAtagtcacattctaaggtactaGTGGTTAGAGCTTTAATATATGCATTGGGGATGAACacataattcagtccataacatatCTGAAGACTATTCAAATATGAACTATGCAAGATATACTGATTACTTTCCTGTTCTGTGCACATAGTATTCTTCCACTGTTTATCATtgtctcatgtatttttttttctccacctccttgtgtttattttattcctaaaCTATATCCAAAATTGTCTGGACACCCCCTTAATTCTTTCACATACACCTGGCCTTCCAGCACTTGGGTCTTGCAGGAGCCCCGCGTGGGGAGCCTCTGACCTGCTCTGATCCAGAGGAGCTGCTCCCTGGGCTGCTGCCCAGACGTCATCTCGAGGAGTCCTTCGGTGTCTCCCTTGAGGTGCTTTCCCTTTCCCAGCTTCCAGGTGCTTTTCCTTCAGAGGCCAGTCCCTTGCCCTGGTGGATTATATTTTTCAGCAGCTTCCAGGGGAATGAAGTGTGGGACAGAAAAGTCTGGAGTTCTTGCGTGAATGCAAGTCTTCAGCCTATCCCtatgtttaatgaaaaatttGTCGGCATTAATTTAGAAGAATAACAGCAATTTTTACAGTGGAGTGTCCTCTGGCAGGCATTGCCTTCACTAAGTGACCCCAGTTTCTGTTTCCAGTAGTGATGGTCACCAACAGCATGTGTCTTTTGATGTGACTGACCAAGTATTTAGCATCACTTCTCTGCTAATCCTGCTAAGAGgcagacctgagccaaatcatGAGGGAACATCAGACAAACCTATCtgaaggacattctacaaaataactacCCTCTACTCTTCAAAGAGATCAATGTTATGAAACAGACAGATGGACTCGAAACTCTTCCAGATCAAAAGAGACTATGGAGACGTGAAATACTCTACTTGCTCTGGCTTTCTCCAGCATTATAATTAAGTTCCTTCAATATTCCTACACCAAtatcttatatgtatataaatatacaaagaaacaCTCTTTAGTTTGTATTTATACCAATAGGAGCAAGTTTGTGCAGTATTCTGCATGTTGCTTTTTTCACTAGAATATATCTGGAGTTTTTTTCATATCCATCTATGTAGATTGatgtcatctatttttttaagcttttatagCTTCTTCCATGAAAAGCCTGAATGAGATTTAGATTTATggtaggttatttttttttttaagtctgagtAATTATTTTAGA encodes:
- the LOC123936904 gene encoding putative tripartite motif-containing protein 75, which gives rise to MPFAASLAELQAEASCPICLDYLRDPVTTDCGHNFCSSCIHQRWEDLQDILPCPVCFHHCPDRNFKRNVQLGHVTDLVQQLPSRRSKRRPQEGKALCEQHGQPLTLFCEKDLELLCPRCKVSSGHRGHPLTPIERAVAGHRKKLKSYIEPLKKQVEDTEKGLEMQVSNLFELRQRVENRKHKLHADFEQFKHFLGKEQGAVHIRLLIEENCVQEKIIESKNQISDHHSTLRSLLSEITEKCLQTDLDLLRGIESIHNTYECPQPPVAFSYKLKEEVCSLPPQYFGLQKMISTFQVDLTLDPETAHHTLLISQDRKTATFQMLKQSHASNPRTFTSYRAVLSCEGFDAGRRFWQVEVKGTGEWSLGVCKESFPRNGLLSPAPNNGCWQIQFWTSTFGTEDSGNLRQIGIFLDYELGEVSFYNMSNRSHLYTFSEVFTEKLMPYFSIRPSSESLSISIVKDES